A DNA window from Helianthus annuus cultivar XRQ/B chromosome 15, HanXRQr2.0-SUNRISE, whole genome shotgun sequence contains the following coding sequences:
- the LOC110913920 gene encoding uncharacterized protein LOC110913920, producing the protein METKTHPALAVSNIKTHIPITLENDSADYTTWSTLFQVQCRVFEVLDHLSPPAAAATSSTTDPKKKAVEAAESAIWKRIDAVVLQWIYATISHALLHIILTPGQTAYEAWTALQNQFNDNKTTRAIFLGQEFAHLGLDGFSSLSEYCQRAKHLADQLKAVGSPVDDKMLVIKILTGRTEQYDSISTVLQNCDLLPDFNEVRSRLTMEEDKKKRQTARAAQHSTTALTTSISSPSQSSPQTPNYYTTSNRGRGRSRGRGRGRGRNYNNRGQQSNNPSHPYIVFPSNWTANQWASLLNGSSSPSAQTAPPCPYPSKPNTPSPNSQAYSDPDPTKTVPRHTHLRILSRHFTPWP; encoded by the coding sequence ATGGAAACTAAAACACACCCGGCTCTCGCGGTCTCGAACATCAAGACTCACATCCCCATCACGCTGGAAAACGACTCAGCCGACTACACCACCTGGTCCACTCTCTTTCAGGTTCAGTGCAGGGTGTTTGAAGTCCTTGACCACCTCAGCCCACCGGCTGCAGCCGCAACCTCCTCCACCACCGATCCCAAAAAAAAAGCGGTTGAAGCCGCCGAATCTGCTATTTGGAAGCGCATTGATGCGGTTGTCCTTCAATGGATTTACGCGACTATCTCCCACGCTCTTCTCCACATCATCCTCACTCCCGGACAAACGGCATACGAGGCATGGACAGCCCTGCAGAACCAGTTTAATGACAACAAAACCACTCGGGCTATATTTCTTGGCCAGGAATTCGCACATCTCGGCCTCGATGGTTTCTCCTCTCTGTCCGAGTACTGTCAACGGGCCAAACATCTGGCTGATCAACTAAAGGCAGTTGGTTCTCCTGTTGATGATAAGATGTTGGTGATTAAGATTTTAACAGGTCGCACGGAACAATATGATAGCATCTCAACCGTGTTACAGAATTGCGACCTGCTTCCAGATTTTAATGAGGTACGATCACGTCTCACTATGGAAGAAGATAAGAAGAAGCGTCAAACCGCCCGCGCAGCCCAACATTCCACCACTGCACTCACGACTTCTATCTCCTCACCATCACAAAGTTCGCCTCAAACGCCAAACTACTACACTACTTCGAATCGCGGTCGTGGTCGCTCACGCGGACGCGGTCGTGGTCGTGGCCGCAACTATAATAACCGTGGCCAACAATCCAACAATCCATCTCATCCATACATTGTGTTCCCAAGTAACTGGACCGCCAATCAATGGGCCTCACTTCTGAATGGTTCCTCCTCTCCATCGGCCCAAACAGCACCACCTTGCCCATATCCCTCCAAACCGAACACTCCTAGTCCGAACTCGCAGGCATACTCGGACCCCGACCCGACCAAGACGGTTCCGCGACATACACACCTACGGATACTGAGCAGGCATTTTACACCATGGCCCTGA